In the Urocitellus parryii isolate mUroPar1 chromosome 1, mUroPar1.hap1, whole genome shotgun sequence genome, ttttgctttttatttattttataactctcttcaaaataatgatttttttctatatgattttcttccatttgagTACAgcatgtacttttttattttaaaatttctcttattaGTTCATTATTTGTATACTCAtttcttctctgttctcttcTATCTTACATGGCAAATTTCTTCTCCATGCAGCATGACACCAAGCAGCCTGACTGAGACTCTGGTGAGGCTGATAAGCTATTGCTCTCTCCCTTTATGCAGTGATGGTCAATTGACATTACCTCTTTCTTCAATGGGTAAATGACAGCAGGTCTGTTTCATGAAGTATCtctgtttaaaattatttgctcAAAGTATCACAGAAGGGGAACAACTGTAAGAGACTTTTTAAACAGGCCTTGAGATATGAATGATTATGGCCAGAGTCACAAAAAATTAGAACATCAGGGTGAACTTATGTCCTATGACTTTGTCATGGTGCCATATATGGCACCATGTCAGAACCTGGCTGTTGGTAAAAGTGTGGTCATTCTGAATTGATCATTTTCTGACGCTCAGACATGCCAAGAACCCAACCTCATTCTGCATAAGTGGTCAAGATGCACCCTATTCCCATCTCATTCCCTTAAAAAGTGATGATACAAATCTGCACTTACTCCCCACTGCACAGTGATCATAGCAAGTAAACATCTCAAGAGATCTCCCCTTCAAACTTCCAAACAAGGAAAGCAATAAAACCCGGGGCCAACTGAGAACTATTTTCTACACACTAACTACTCTACAAGAAGCAGGATGGACTCCATATCAGAGAGCTGTTGACAAGAAATGTTACTACTaaccttcttttcttctgttacCCAGAGTCTCTGCCTCTCCCCAATACCTTCCACAGAGCTCCCTTCACATCCTTGTTCCTTAGGGTATAGATCAGAGGATTGAGCATGGGGATGATGATAGTATAAAAAAGGGCAACAAACTTTCCCTCACTCTCAGAGTAACTGCCCGTGGATTGGAGGTATGTGTACATGGCTGAGCCATAAAACAGACAAACCACAAGGAGGTGGGACCCACAGGTCCCAAAAGCCTTTCTGCGTCCAGCCATtgacttgatcctcagcactgcctgAGCAATGTGTGCATAGGAGCCTAGAATCAGTGCTGCAGGAACAACAATGATTATGACTCGGGCCACAAACATCTTGGCCTCTGTGCCTCCTGTGTCCTCACAAGCCAACTTCTGGAGTACAAGCatctcacagaagaagtggttcaGGTAATGGAGGCCACAGAGAGGCATGGCCATCATGAGGCTTGTCTGAATCAAAGAGTTCATGAGACCTCCCACCCAGGCAGCAATAGCCAGGGAGTGACAGAGAAGGGGGTTCATGATGGCTGTGTAGTGGAGTGGACGACACACAGCAGCATAGCGGTCAAAGGCCATTACCACCAGAAGCACACACTCAGTGGAGCCCAGAGCAAGGTAAAAGAAGAGCTGAGCCACACACCGTCCATAGCTGATGGTCCTGTCCAGTCCAGAAAGATTGATCAGCAGCTGGGGCACAGTGCTGGTGGTATAGCAGAGgtccaggaaggagaggtggcagaggaagaagtacatgggtgtgtgcagtCGAGGGTCCAGTTGTGAGAGTGCAATGATGGTGGTGTTGCCAATGAGAGTTAGGGAGTAGAAAAGTGAAATAtagataaaaagaatgaattccagTTGAGGCCAATCTGAGAAGCCCACCAAAATGAAGCCCTCTCCAAAACTGGTGTTGAAACTTCCCATAGCCTTTCACCTGcacaaataatagaagaaaattcaatgtcctctatgaagaaaatgaattaaaaatattttgcaatattcCCTCAGTGCTACAAAATCAtgctttctattttctgtttttctatttagttcatttctgACCAGTCTTCTACTCTTACTCTGTTCTTTGTACTGCAAATCACTAGGTCAGGAATGCTGGCATTATTGTTTCAACCATAGTCTTGCtgtctgttttttctttggtCAGGTCACCAGTCCTCTGGATCTGCTACATCTTTGCCTAAAAATGGAGACGGTGTTTTCCCTCCTCATTGCACTGAGTTTAAGACAAAATGTAGTaatgtagaaatttatttttaatatctaacATGTAAAAATGCAGCATTATTATTCTCTGTTGTTATCTTTTGCCCCTGTCCTTTTTGTAGGGTAtcttatttcagattttaatCAAGAATTAACCAGActggggttagggttgtggctcagtggaagagcacttgcctggcatgtgtgaggcactgggattaatcctcagcaccacataaaaataaataaaataagggtattgtgtccatttaaattttttttaaaaaaaattaaccagaCTGTAATTGTGAGTTTGATCTGTGGGTGCTGATAAGCTACCTTCTGCTGGGATATCATAGCCAGTGCACCTATCCTGCTGCCCTTCTCATGACCAGCTGACACCTGTCACATAGGACTGAGAAGAGTGTTGATTCAAGACtctggaagaaaaaagaacaattaacaGAAGATATACTCCATATAATGTGTTATCCATCACACCTTGAATACCCCTCCTTCCACTTCTTCAGCTAATAAATCTCATATTTCAACTGCACAGAAAAAGCTATTCTTTCCTTTCTAACATAGCTCTCtttgtgaattttctttctaGTACTTGGCCAGTCACTAATATTCTTTTCTCTGTCCCTTTTTAAGTTGAGTGGTAGAAAACAAAttgtatttaaaagtaaatatcagCATTTTTATGGTACTCAAAATATGATGATGTTACTTTCATTCATGCCACATAGTAGCTCTCagataaattttttttgcatgaaacATTTGACCCTCCATCAAATCTCATGGCAGTTCACTTCCTCCAAGAAACTTGCAGACTAGCATATAACACATTTTGATGAACTACTGAAGTGGGGTATGCATCAAAATTGCCTTCCTTGAAAGATTGATCTTTCTTGTGGTAAAAATCCAAttatttcatatgaaaatatatcaaaaagtaaagcaggaaattggtgattaaaaaaaaagtctggcttGTGCTCAATATGAAATATCTTTTCCTAACTAGCTGATTCCTCTAATGCCAAGTTTACTGAACTAGAAGATCATCATCAATGGATCAATGCTGGATCAATGATGATGAATTTGGAGACTATCCTTGAGGACCTTAtggaaaagttaaatgaaatgtgaatttattataaaaactgtTAATTCAAATGTAACTTCACCAATACTCCAAAGCtggtttttttccttaaaacagcCTTAGTGTACATACCAGATCCCAACCAATCAATTCTACCACTGACCAGATGAGCCATCTGTTTTGAAAAATCCATTTCTATGAGTCTTAACTTACTTacctgaaaacaaagaaaatgaaccaTTTTACTTAGTTTGGGACTAAATAATATGATACATTCTGTaacttaccaaaaataaaagagctatTCTCACTTTTAACACTTGTCTTCCTCTATAATTAATCTTTAAGTTCCATGCAACTAGATCTGCTGAATTTATTCATCATAATATTTTCATCTTCCAGGGCAGCTCTTGGCAaatattgttgaatgaattaatgaatgcatTACCTACCCTGAGACACAATGTCCTGTGCACATAAATGCTccagaaatatttgtttcctgtgtagcattaaaaaattaatacaccTGCACTGTTTGTCATTTAGTACCACAAGACTGTTAACCATTCCTGCTCTATATGTTCACCAATAATATTTATAATGCCATATAGATATGCTTCATATATTTGAACAAATGCTTAATTGAAATGATAAACAATAGAACTATAATCCAAAGGAATTTCATTATGTTGAAACCTGGATCTGTAAAACAATGCATGGCAATTATGGTAGATATGATGATGAGATATCTTTGAACTAGGAGAATTAAATTTAGCTTTCAAACCTCCATTGGACAAATATGGATTGGAGGACTTGAGACTTGTAAATTTGACAGTCTTTCATAAAAACCAAAAGACAAGcccaaataaccaaaacaattcctagggggaaaaaaagtcaaaagtatCACAtcttctgatttaaaattttattataaacaacAGTAATCAAAAGAGTGTAGCatcagcaaacacacacacaaactatctAAACACTAGACCCATAGGCCAGTAGATTAAAAGACTTGAACAGAAATAAGTTCTAACATATATGGCTAATTTTTCACCAGGGCATTAGGAGGACATAATGAGGAAAGGATATTCTCATCCATAAATTGAAGACTATAAATTTCcaatgcaaaagaatgaaattggagcTTATCTCATACCATGCA is a window encoding:
- the LOC113177099 gene encoding olfactory receptor 2Y1-like is translated as MGSFNTSFGEGFILVGFSDWPQLEFILFIYISLFYSLTLIGNTTIIALSQLDPRLHTPMYFFLCHLSFLDLCYTTSTVPQLLINLSGLDRTISYGRCVAQLFFYLALGSTECVLLVVMAFDRYAAVCRPLHYTAIMNPLLCHSLAIAAWVGGLMNSLIQTSLMMAMPLCGLHYLNHFFCEMLVLQKLACEDTGGTEAKMFVARVIIIVVPAALILGSYAHIAQAVLRIKSMAGRRKAFGTCGSHLLVVCLFYGSAMYTYLQSTGSYSESEGKFVALFYTIIIPMLNPLIYTLRNKDVKGALWKVLGRGRDSG